The genomic window GCAACGCCTTCGAGAAGGTCACGACGCCCACGAGCGCCGCCGTCTGCCGGCTCCGGCCAAAACCAGAGTCAAAGCTTTCGCCCGGTGTAGTAGCACAAtgccctgaccaaaccagctgaaCCTCCAGAAATGCATCACCACCCACAGATCAGCTTGTCAATGAAGAACGGCTAGGAGCCGCCGCAGCAAGCGTCCAGCCATCAAATCCAGCCGCCAAGCCAGATCCGACCATAGCTGGCCGGATCCAAGGCCTCCCATCGCAGACTGAGCCACCGCGGCCTGCCAGCACCATGCGGATGTAGGCTACAGTGGGGCTTTTCTTCCCAAGGCGGATGTGGGTTGGCGTCGGCCGCTGCTGCCGGCGGTGGGTATGGGCAAGGCATGGGCGTGCGGTGTGAAGGCTCTGGGCGGCGCGCGGCGTGGAGGCCCAGGCGTGGTGCGCCGCTGGCGAGGTGCGAGGCGGCCAGGGGCGGCTCTGGCCGTCGGGCGACGCGACGAGGCGTCCGCCATGTGGAGCTGCACGGCAGCAGAGGGGTGGCAGGGCGCGGACGCGAGGGCCGCGTTTTCACGTCGGGCGCTTGGAGGTGCATCGCTGGGCGCGCGTTGGCGCAGGTGCGGGCTGCGGCGCGGCTGGAAGTATAATCACTTTCAATTTTGGTTCCATATGTCATGGGAGCTCGAGCATGTCCCATAGTAACGATTTAAGTCATTCTTCTGCCATTGAAAATGCGACGGTTCGTTTCCTTCCACGCATTCCACATGACGTTCATGAGCGTTGAGGCGCCTCCTCAGATTGTTGCTGGAATCCTTCTGCCAGCCTTCTCACCATTCATCAATTGACGAGAAGGTATCCGCCGGATCAAGAAAGTGTAGGAAACTCATCCAAGGCAACACCAGCTCATGGACGACTGAAGTAAAGGGCCAATTTCTGCATAGATGAGAGGCGGTCTCAGGGGCCTGGAGACAGAGCTGGCAGATTGGGTCCTGTGGCCACTCCCTCCTGACAAGACTGAGAATCATATTGTGGAGCAAGAGCCATGAGATCAGTGACGGAGATAGGGCCTCCAGGCGCCAGCAGGGGCCTTGGTCCCCTCTAACATCATGAATTTgcgagtatttgacaaaaaactaccacatttcacgtATCCGTCCCACAGAACTATCATATTTTGAAAACTGACCAAAAACTCCAGATTAGTGCTGATTTCGTGACAAAAACTACCAAGTTCACTTGATGACAAATTTAACTAGTTTAATCGCCTTTTTGACAGGGCTGGCCCACCGGCCAGGACGGCGGCCACTAACGACACTCGCCTGCCGCCCGTTAGCCAGGCGCGTCGGTCAGACCCGGTCGCGTCGCGGGAGGAGATCGAGATGAGGGATCCGGAAGCGCCCTCGCTGATGAGGCTGCCGGAGATCCTCGCGCGCGTGCCCGGCGTCGCCGACCTCTTCCGTTGTGCGGCCGCGCGCAAGCGCTGGCGCGACCTCGTCATCGAGCCGTCCTTCCTGACGCCGCTGGCCGGAGGGCGCGTGCCACTGCTCCTCCCTTGTCGGCTTCCTCGGCCGGGAGCGGCGCCGTGGCGGGGAAGGGCCGCCGGGCTTCAGCTTCGNNNNNNNNNNNNNNNNNNNNNNNNNNNNNNNNNNNNNNNNNNNNNNNNNNNNNNNNNNNNNNNNNNNNNNNNNNNNNNNNNNNNNNNNNNNNNNNNNNNNNNNNNNNNNNNNNNNNNNNNNNNNNNNNNNNNNNNNNNNNNNNNNNNNNNNNNNNNNNNNNNNNNNNNNNNNNNNNNNNNNNNNNNNNNNNNNNNNNNNNNNNNNNNNNNNNNNNNNNNNNNNNNNNNNNNNNNNNNNNNNNNNNNCGCCGCCGACCCTCGCGCGTGGCTAACGGGCGGCAGGCGAGCGCCGTTAGCCATTAGCGCGGCCGTTGTCCTGACCGGTGGGCCAGCCCTGTCAGATTTGCTTTTAAAACGGTTAAATCTGTCATCAAGTGaacttggtagttttttgtcacgaaATCAACACTAATCTGGAGTTTTTGTTAGTTTTCAAaatgtggtagttctgtgggacagatacgtgaaatgtggtagtttttttgtcAAATGCTCTGAATTTGCTATCAAATTGCTGATAAACAGTGCAGAATTAGATTATTATTTTTACTGCTACACATTTATTTGCTTAAGGTTTGGTCCTCCCCCAACCTattttaggccctgtttggttcataagtcctaggactttttctagtcccaactaaaaagtctctagtccctaaaaagtccctccctgtttgtttccagagactaaaaagtccctagtcccttcctaaaggttattaaatgaccatgttgcccctagtatattaaaaaataacaatcaaacaacaccatggggtggcgggtcaatgaatgcatggaggggcattgttgaaaaagtcccaatttttttaaaaaaagactcttcctgagagtcttcttcatttagtcccaaatacctagtttagtccctaaaaagtccctcccatttggtaaaaaagtctctaaaagaaactttttctagtccctacacaaaaaagtcacGGAAAACAAACACCCCCTTAGTAGCACTTGGCCACCCTAATCCAAATCTGCTCAGTATCATTTTTGTGTTTTCCTTTGTTGTAACTTCCTTGATTGTGTGGCCTGATTAAATACTACACAAAAGGAAGTCAGAAGTCGAGAAGTCCACTCTACTAGTATTTCTAACACGTAATATTTTGTAATATTGTTAGGTGAGGTGATTTCTTAAATCGTTTAAAATCCTAAAACAATAGCGAATAAGGTCATTCATGCCTCTCGCGGCAGGCGAAACGAACCAAGAATGCCCATTTTTAATGCAAGGGCTTCTGAACGTGGGCGAAAGAAAATGTATGTGTGCAATCTTCGTTGGTACCNNNNNNNNNNNNNNNNNNNNNNNNNNNNNNNNNNNNNNNNNNNNNNNNNNNNNNNNNNNNNNNNNNNNNNNNNNNNNNNNNNNNNNNNNNNNNNNNNNNNNNNNNNNNNNNNNNNNNNNNNNNNNNNNNNNNNNNNNNNNNNNNNNNNNNNNNNNNNNNNNNNNNNNNNNNNNNNNNNNNNNNNNNNNNNNNNNNNNNNNNNNNNNNNNNNNNNNNNNNNNNNNNAAAAAAGATCATACCCAATGATTCATAATCACATTGCATAACTTGGTTTTTTTTAGTGGAACATAACTTGGCTTTGCAGCCCTTGCTGGGCATATGGAATCGCTTCTGTTCTGATCTGTTTCCAAGTTTGGCTATGGTCCCTtgcaggtttcttcttcctcctcttcctggtAAGCTCGTCTGTACTGTGTTTTTGGACAGCGGATCAAGTGAAAATGCTTGCTTtgttccacacacacacacaaaacagcAGATCAACTGAGAATGCTTGGTTTGTTCCACACACAAAAAGCCGTATGGACAGAAGAACATCGATCTACTTTACAATTTACATCACCGTGGTGTGTATCACCACTTTCCCTACCAATATACATTGTTCGTTGGATCCAAACCAAAGAATGACACAGAAAGGCCGCGTAAAAGCTGTGTTCTAACAAAAGACACGGCGAAGAAGCAACCAAGAAAGAGAGGAGAAACCCAAGCCCGGCGAAAGCCATGGCCGGGACGCGTCACTGGGCGTAGCGTCACGACTCCACCGCCTCCGGGATGCTCTGCAGGGCGGGCTTCCAGTGCGCCGCCCTGCAGTGCTCGACGTGGTGGTGGACCTCCCCGGCGTTCATGATGTCGACCAGAAGCTCCGACGCCGACCGCCCGCTCTTCCAGATGTGACCGTGCCCGTCGTCGGCGGCCCTCTTGTCCACCAGCTCCTGCAGCTGCCGCTTGCTGATACGGATGGTTACCTCGCTGACGTGCTCCTTCCTCTGCTCCGCGCGCCCCTCGTCGTCGTTGCCGGGCGACGGCAGCTCCCACTCGCCGTCGTCCGCCCACGACGTGGCCTGATGCGTGATGGCGCAGTTGCCCATACGTGTAGAAGTAGAAGTGTAGAACTgcagagccttcttcttcctcctgctgTGTGCTTGCTGTAGTTGTTGTGTGTCGCTAGCTGCTGCTGCTTCCGGCGCTGCCTCTGCTTCCAGATCAGAGAGAGATTAGGTGGTCTTTGTGTGACCAGCTGGTCTGAGAGGCGCGGATATATAGTCGGGGGCTTGGAGCGAACGGGGGTGGCAGTACCGTCCTGGGAAAAGCCGCAGCCGACGTTTCGGCCGCGCTGGACACTGACGTGGGGATCGAATCCTACGTGGGCGCCGTGGCGGATGGTTGCGAGTGGGTGGGACGAGTGGGAACGCGGGGGAGCGCGGGATCTGCGATGGGCGCTCGCAGTGGGAACGCGGCTTTTTCAGCGGATTCTCCTGCAGCTCACCGTCCCGGTGGCTGGCATGGCATTGCTTAGCCGCGGCGGTTGGGAGCCGTCGTGGTCGATGAAGTCGCGGTGTCGTGGCCGCGTGCTGTGCGTCCGGCGCCTCGTCGGTGCACGCCTGGCCGCAAACTGGGTGCCTTCGGCGCCTCACTGTGCGCTTTGTTTATTCGTGTCGGACAGCTGACAGCGCCAAGCCGCCAATGCTTGTGGGCGGTGAGCTGCAAATTCCGCGGCTTTGGACGCATCCTGTTGGCGGCTGTCGCGGTTCCTCCTCTTGTTGAGCGGCCATCACGTTGGTCGCGTGCAGGTTGCATGCATCGCGGTGACACATGCCTGTCGGCGGCCTCACATCGTTTCGCAGTTGACGCTATCTCGCACGATCACTACATGGATTTATTTACAGGAGCCACGTTCAAGTTGTTAATTAATTATTACTGTATTATTTTGCGAGGAGTTATATAATTAatggaaatgttaacgcccacacgtgtggatgTTTGCACATCGCTCACATGCCTCCATCAcgactcattttgccacgtatgaatagatgacatcagtagaattttttttggttttcggcttaaaaatgttgtatctcctaaacaaaaaagcgaactaaaaatccgttttcaccattaaatccgtctcgacgagatcttcaaaactagaccccatgttgatatgtttcgacgattttttttaccagaagttgccacgatgtttacactgcagttgccatagggc from Triticum aestivum cultivar Chinese Spring chromosome 3B, IWGSC CS RefSeq v2.1, whole genome shotgun sequence includes these protein-coding regions:
- the LOC123065796 gene encoding uncharacterized protein, which produces MGNCAITHQATSWADDGEWELPSPGNDDEGRAEQRKEHVSEVTIRISKRQLQELVDKRAADDGHGHIWKSGRSASELLVDIMNAGEVHHHVEHCRAAHWKPALQSIPEAVES